The genome window CACCGGCCATGGCCACCGACACCGGACAGGCAGCACCGCCGCAGCCATCCTGCTCCATCCCGCAGCATCCCCGAGCACCCCAGGACAGAGGGGCAgcgtcccgccccgccgcggagCCTGGGGCGTGAGCCGGACGTGCCGGCAAGGACAGGTTGCCACAGGCAGGGCTTATTGAAATGAATTTAATATCTCATGttgcagcaaaattaaaaatatacaaaaagtTTGTGGTATACAAAAAAGTCTCGGTACGGACCCCGGCCTCCCGCTCgccccccaccctgcccgcGCCGAGGGTCCCAGAGAAGAAGGTGGCACACAGAGTATTTACAGTACGTGACAGCGGCCGCCAAGTCCCGGCACCGGGACGGGGGGGGCCAGGGACGTAGCCAAgacccccccggcagcccccgctgGGAACGAACGGCCCCGGCCGAGGGTAAACGGGGTCGGGCCCCGGCCCAAACCTCTCCCCGCTCCCTGAAGCCAGGGTGGCCCCGCTGCCCACCCCTGGGGGTGACACCCCCAGGGACCAGGATCCCCGTCCCCAGTGGGAGCTTGAGCACCCCCAGAGCTGCCCCCGTCCCGTAGTGCCCGGCTTGGCCCCAGGTCTCACCCCTTCACCGTGGCCCTGCTGGGCAGGCGCTGCCACGCCGGTGCTGCCGCTGGCACCGTGGTGCTGGGTTTGGCTTCCCAGGGGTGTCCgagccccggggctgggagcgggACCCGTGGCTGCCCCCGAGCCCCACGCACGGCCGGGCTCCCCACGCCGAGCAGGGCAGCACCGCACGGGCAGGGGCTcggtgctgcctgctgctgctgagatccctgcccagggcagcccAGGGCTGAGGGTACCGTGGCTTGAGTGCATAGAAAAGTGTCCCTCTGTCCCACCGGCGCAGCCCCGGGGTCCCCACGCAAACCCTGGGGGTGAAGGGCACGGAGGGGTGCAGATCACCCCAAACAGCGGCTCCTCTCTGCTCTCGGGGGGAGACatggagaggggctggggcagggggggagccCAGAGGAGCCGCTCTGCTGGCACCCTGTCCCCATGTggcccgtccccatccccggtGGCTTCCCGGCTCCACGAGTGGGACACGGCGAGGAGCCGCTGCCCGGGCACGGGGCGAGGGCTGCGGCGATGCCTCTTGACTGCTGCAGCGGTGAGCCCTGGCCCCAGCCCGCCTCCCCCAGCCGCTGCCCCCGACCTTCCCTGAGGATAAGAGACCCCCCCGCAGAGCCACCCCGCACCCGGCACTGCGGTCAGCACCCACCGCCGGGGTCTGCCCGTTACCTGCGGCGAAGGGGAGGTGCGGGTCACGGGGGGCCCAGCccgctgcccagccccagccatgcTCTGCACCCTCCTCCAAAAGGGTTTCCAAGGCTTCCAGTTAGCACCAGTTAGCACCAGCGACCCCAGCGACAGCCCGCCCCAGCCCGCTGTCACCCCGGCCTTCCAGCTacagagaaatgggaaacaaaagCAACGTGATGCCACCCACACCGTGCACCCACCCGCCCCGGCCATGCCACAGGACCGGGCGCCCACGCCAGCCCTCGGGGACCCAGCGCCCCGGCACAGCGGGCAGCAGCCAGAGCCATTCCCGGGGGTAGATTCCCGGTAGGAGCCCTTCCCGCGGCCGGCACGGTGCCTCGCGCGGTGCCTCGTGGCACGGTGGGGCCGGCGGGGCTGCCCACGCTCCCCGGCTCGGGGCAGGGCTTGGCACCGCGGCACGGGGCAGCCGGAGGCCGGGACCCCGCGGGGCCGTGGCGGGGGGCACAGCGGGTACGGGGAAGGCACAGGGGCAGGGGGCATGGGGCCGTGTGGTCCCTGCCCTGCAaccccctgccagccccctgcacgcacacgcacgcacacatACGCGAACACACGcatacgcacacacacacccccccccccccgccttggcGCACGCctggccccgggggggggcacagggtaCATTCGGCACAGTCCTTCGGGCAGGGGCAAGCCAACGGATCCGGGCAGGACCAGGGACACATTCAAACCCGGAGCCCagggcagccctgctcctctgggcaggcaggggggaggcgggggggggaggcaggatcCCGGCTTAGGTTTATATGGGGGAGCTGGATGGGGCTGATGCCAATGAGGGGGGTGAATGGAAACGCTCCCGGGTGGGAAGCAATGCCAAACCCGGGAGGGGAGAATGGCTGGGGGTAAATCCCGCTTTGGGGAGCGCCGGGAACGCCGGCGGCCCCACACGCCCCCCGCAGCAGTGCCAGCCAGGccctgcccccctccctggCCGCAGCGGAGGTAGAAAATGTCACACAAAATGTCACCATTCAGGTGAAAACAAACCCGATGAGACGAAGCGGTTCCCGTGGGGACAGGGGGGATGATGGGGTGCCGCCATCCCGGCCAGAGACGGGGGCCCAGCTCAGACCCAGGGGGAGCAGGGTCCGTGCCCACCCATGAggggcccccccccgggccagGGTCTGTGCCCCACAGGGCAGCAGGGACCCTGTGGGGTTGAGAACGTGGCTCGACCCTGAGCTGGGGGGACCAAGGATGGAGATGAAGGGGCCCCCCCTGGGGCTGGCACCGCAGGGTGTGGGGGAAGTAGGAGACATGGGGGGGCTGGCCGGGTCCCggctgtcccctgccccagctttCTGGGGGTGATGAGCCCCACACATACCACAGTGCAGCTGCGCTCCAGCCCCACGGTGCTGCCACGGCACAGGCACCCACGTCCCCGTGTGCCACCCACCTGGGCCGCGCCGTGCCCCACCGTGCCCCAAGCCCCTCGCAGCTGCCGGCCCCCAGCCCACGGTGTCCCCAGTCCCCATCCTGCACCACTGACACGGTCGAGCACTGCGGGGCCGCAGCACCCACCGCCTTGGGCTCAGGCACCGGTGAGGTATTTTGGCAAGGACGAGCcccggggggagccggggcggccgccgTGGGGTGGGACACGGGTCTCGGCTGCGGGAGGGTGGCGCGGGGGGGGATAGCACCAAAAGAcctccccggcccccgcccgcggGGCGCTCGCtgcggcggcacggcagcgcCGGCAAACCCAACCGAAAGGCAAATGGCTGCGAAGATGTGGGACGGCCGGGATGGCACCGGGAGGGCTCCGCCGCGGCCCCGCACCTCCCGCCCTACACGGTGGTCTCGTACTCCAGCACCTCCTGGGGGGCACCGGGCGTGCGGTACTGCAGGCGCGGGGTGGTGGGCGACGCGTATTCCAGCGCCAGGATGGTCTTCCGCAGGCGCCGGTCGATGAAGTGGGCGTCCCAGGCCGGGTACTTCTTCCTGGGCAGGTCAATGCGGATGACGGGCCCCTCTGTccgcggggcgcgggcggccgGCGCCGGTGGGGCGGCGGGTCTCACCTGGAAGACGGGCACGCAGCTGTCCCGCTCCCCCGGCGCCCCGTCCCGCTCCCCCGCTGTAGTCCGCGGCAGCGAGCGGGGGGGGCTGGTGACGGCGTCCGCGGGGGACcccggcgccggggccggccgcTGCCGGAAAATGCAACCGCCGACACGGGGGCTGAACATGGGGCCGTTGGGGTGCAAGAGGCAGTAGTAGATGAACATGAAGAAGATGCCGAGGGCGAAGCTGGAGCTGACCACGCAGACAAGGATTAAGGCGTCGAAGTCGGAGGTGGTCTTGCGGTCGTAGTAGAGGAACCAGAGGATGGTGAGGGCGGCGTTCTCCGACAGCGTGATGACGTAGTAGATGCACATGCGGTAGCGGCTCCGTCCCTCCTTGACGTTGAACCAGCAGAAGATGTAGATGATGCCCACCACCATGTTGTAGATGATCTCCTCCCACTTGGACATGCAGAAGTCCGTCTCACCCTGGATGATCCAGAAGGTCATGATGCACCAGTGGGTGACGATGAAGATGCCGAAGTAGAGCTGGAACACGGAGGCGAAGAGGGCGAAGGCGATGGCGCGGGCGGCGATGGTGAAGAGGTGCCACAGGATCTGCACCACGGCCCCCTTGTAGGACATGGGCATCTTGTCCTCCCGCGAGTCCCGCAGCACCTTCTGGTAGGAGGCGATCATCCACGCCAGGGAGACCAGCGAGGCCGAGGCCGAGAGCCCTGTGGGCACAAAGCGGGGAGGGGCAGTGAGAGCTTGCGGCAGCCCCGCGTCGCCCCTTCCAGCCGCCCCCGTCCCCCGCCGCGGGGTCCGTGTCCCTTACCCTGCAGCGGCTCGATGGTGTTCTGCTGTACCATgatgctgagctgcagcacGAGCTGGGGCGCGCTCTTCAGGAAGGTTTCCAGCAGCCGTAGCATGCTGATGTCCGCGCTCTCGAACATCATCCGCCAGTAGAAGTGGCGGCGGCGGTGCTCGACCTGCCACCggctctgcagccccaggtACAGCGTGCGGAGGTACCTGCGCGAGGCAGGGTGGGAGGGTGAGACGAGCCCCCACCGCTCGGGCGGCCGAGCTCACCTCCTCTTGCCCATGCGAGGCGTGCCCCGTGACCGCTGCCAACCCGCTCCAGCGAGCACTTCCCCCCCGATTTGGGGCCACGGAAGGCCCCCCAcgctgggggtgcagggggctgcagggcggtGGCGATGCTGAGCTTACCCCTGTCCCACCCTGGACCCCCGAGATGCCGGGAAGAGGCAGCTTGTGCAAAGCCAGCTCAGCACCCTGCTGCCCCGGGGCTCACCTGGCCATCGCCCCGCTGCCCACCCGGCCATCACCCCACCCCGGTGCTGCCCTTGCGCCCGCTCCCCCACGCAGGGTCTGCCTCCTCACCCCAGCCGGGGATCCCCCCTCAGCCCCGCTCTCTGGCCACCCGTGGATTTGGGGTGCCCTGGCCCCAGCCCAGAACCACGTCCGGCTGCTTCTCAAAGGGGATATTTTGGTCCTGGCTGGCGCGGAGCCCaccctgcctccccctgccccagccaggacGGAGGCACCAGCTGGTCGTGCCGCGCTGCCCGCGGGAAGCTCCCGCGCGCTCGTGCCGGCGTTGCCTCGGCTTTTGGCAGGGCTGCGGGCGCGGGCGCACGCCGGCCCCGGCCATCTGGTCGTCGGCCGGGGGTCAGCGGAGGTGTGCGTGGCACCGACGTACGCGCCAGCTGAGTCACCGCCACCAGGGACCCCTCCCTGCGGCACGGGGCCAGATCCGGGCACCGCAGGAGGGGACACGGGGCCGGACAGGCAGGGCATCCCCGGGCAGACCTGCTTGCACCGTGGGCCGGCGGCTCTGCTGCCTCacggggaggagggagctggacgaggaggaaaacagaaagacgAAGCGGGAGGATGTCGGACCATAAAGCTTCCTCCCAGCCGAGTAAAACCCTCACGCGGAGCGACGGCCTCTCCATCAGCTCCAGAAAGCGCTGCCAGCCGACTCCATTAGCCTGACATGCGGGAGAAACCCTGATCCCAGCACTTTCGGCTCATCCGTCAACAGGAGGAGGCAAGAGCTGGCCCTGCTCCCGCCGCGGGGACGGCTGGGTGCTCCTGCCCCTGGGCTGCACAG of Aquila chrysaetos chrysaetos chromosome 3, bAquChr1.4, whole genome shotgun sequence contains these proteins:
- the XKR7 gene encoding XK-related protein 7, translating into MAAKSDGGGGGGGGGGAGGGGGGGPAVRLESPEGVGGGRRTGGGAAPPARRYRLRDGCWVLCALLVCFADGASDLWLAAHYYVRGQRWWFGLTLLFVLLPSLVVQLLSFRWFVYDFAASTKDSAGSTKDSARGPRGCCRLCVWLLQGLIHLLQLGQVWRYLRTLYLGLQSRWQVEHRRRHFYWRMMFESADISMLRLLETFLKSAPQLVLQLSIMVQQNTIEPLQGLSASASLVSLAWMIASYQKVLRDSREDKMPMSYKGAVVQILWHLFTIAARAIAFALFASVFQLYFGIFIVTHWCIMTFWIIQGETDFCMSKWEEIIYNMVVGIIYIFCWFNVKEGRSRYRMCIYYVITLSENAALTILWFLYYDRKTTSDFDALILVCVVSSSFALGIFFMFIYYCLLHPNGPMFSPRVGGCIFRQRPAPAPGSPADAVTSPPRSLPRTTAGERDGAPGERDSCVPVFQVRPAAPPAPAARAPRTEGPVIRIDLPRKKYPAWDAHFIDRRLRKTILALEYASPTTPRLQYRTPGAPQEVLEYETTV